The following proteins come from a genomic window of Micavibrio aeruginosavorus EPB:
- a CDS encoding mechanosensitive ion channel family protein, translating to METIPAWAYELVTSAIFIAGVFVARTLLIRVIRRQSEILSKEQRRWINRIRNGAWVLVLIGLMMIWSTQIHTFALSITAFAVALVVATKEMILCLMGSLFRVSTQPYKVGDWVIIDNVRGEVMDIDAFTTKVQEIEAGQTGYQFTGKVIAIPNGKLFTATVENANFSKNYMFQDLSVTVPANTDDPAILLPLFREVIEKHTAPGREDAQKYIRRVERKSGVDLPDADPQISLKTSDLGHVAYKAKIFTQTKTASDVAALITADFLSLVYQRKQIAEGVKTAEQNANVAKAGEKTA from the coding sequence ATGGAAACAATACCAGCCTGGGCCTATGAGCTTGTAACCTCCGCTATTTTTATAGCGGGCGTTTTTGTTGCGCGCACATTGTTGATCCGGGTGATCCGCCGCCAGTCCGAGATTTTGAGCAAGGAACAACGTCGCTGGATCAACCGCATCCGTAACGGGGCGTGGGTTCTGGTTCTGATCGGGTTGATGATGATCTGGTCCACCCAGATTCATACCTTTGCCCTGTCTATTACCGCTTTTGCCGTGGCTTTGGTCGTTGCAACCAAGGAAATGATCCTGTGTCTGATGGGGTCGTTGTTCCGGGTGAGCACGCAACCTTATAAAGTGGGCGACTGGGTGATCATTGATAATGTCCGTGGCGAGGTCATGGATATTGATGCCTTTACAACCAAGGTGCAGGAAATTGAGGCGGGCCAGACCGGATACCAGTTCACGGGCAAGGTTATTGCCATCCCGAACGGTAAATTGTTCACCGCAACAGTTGAAAACGCCAATTTTTCTAAAAACTACATGTTTCAGGATTTGTCCGTGACGGTTCCGGCCAACACCGATGATCCGGCAATTTTATTGCCCTTGTTCCGTGAGGTGATCGAGAAGCACACCGCGCCGGGGCGTGAAGACGCACAGAAATATATTCGCCGTGTAGAACGCAAAAGCGGTGTGGATTTACCCGATGCCGACCCACAGATCAGCCTGAAAACCAGTGATCTGGGCCATGTGGCATACAAAGCCAAAATTTTCACGCAAACAAAAACAGCCAGCGACGTTGCCGCATTGATAACCGCGGACTTCTTGTCGCTGGTTTATCAACGCAAGCAAATTGCGGAAGGCGTGAAAACTGCAGAGCAAAACGCGAATGTGGCGAAAGCCGGCGAAAAGACGGCATAA
- a CDS encoding HlyD family type I secretion periplasmic adaptor subunit, which yields MMDKSVMKKSTIQQPQLRFLAQSVRLEEEINPRLIRLTSGAIALCIGAFIVWASLTNVNEIARTPGEIIPAGMQKVVQHLEGGIIKDINVKDGDVVKAGQTLLVLEETGVQEDLNRALTHGTYLAAQKELLQAFVDGRDPDFSKLGDVPPEMITEQQNVFKSTAESRLKERKILQDQVAQKEQSIKSLQARQAAIGQNLKLAQDMYDRRQGLYRNGYISHISFLQTEQELNTLKGERSQVNSQIEEAKATLQEYQGRLQSLEARNRDDAYQRLNALENEIKQNAEVTDRLQNRRNRLEVTAPVDGLVKGLSVNTIGAVVGPGQSLMEIVPVNDDLLVEIRIPPQYAGHLTLGQDVQVKVSSYDFSRYGAVPGKLTYLSPTTFVGERGERFYRGHVALDRNFVGGKGQESNKIIPGMTVMADIVTGRKTVMQYLMKPIHTSLMTAFSER from the coding sequence ATGATGGATAAATCAGTGATGAAAAAATCTACCATTCAACAGCCACAACTGCGCTTTCTGGCCCAGTCCGTACGGTTGGAGGAGGAAATCAACCCCCGCCTGATCCGTCTGACATCCGGTGCAATTGCGCTGTGCATTGGCGCATTTATCGTGTGGGCCAGCTTGACCAACGTCAATGAAATTGCCCGGACGCCGGGTGAGATTATTCCCGCCGGGATGCAGAAAGTTGTCCAGCATTTAGAAGGCGGAATTATCAAGGACATCAACGTCAAAGATGGCGATGTTGTCAAAGCCGGGCAAACTTTATTGGTTTTGGAAGAAACCGGTGTGCAGGAAGATTTAAACCGGGCGCTCACCCATGGTACGTATTTGGCCGCGCAGAAGGAATTGTTGCAGGCCTTTGTTGATGGCCGCGACCCGGATTTTTCGAAATTGGGTGATGTTCCACCGGAAATGATCACAGAGCAACAGAATGTTTTCAAAAGCACGGCCGAATCCCGTTTAAAAGAACGCAAGATTTTACAGGATCAGGTCGCGCAGAAAGAACAGAGTATCAAATCCCTGCAGGCACGGCAGGCGGCGATTGGCCAGAATTTGAAGCTGGCGCAGGATATGTATGATCGCCGTCAGGGATTATACCGCAACGGATATATTTCCCACATCAGCTTCCTGCAAACGGAACAGGAACTGAACACGCTGAAAGGTGAACGCAGTCAGGTCAACAGCCAGATTGAAGAAGCCAAGGCCACGTTGCAGGAATATCAAGGTCGTCTGCAATCGCTGGAGGCACGCAACCGTGATGATGCATATCAACGATTGAACGCGTTGGAAAATGAGATCAAGCAAAATGCGGAAGTTACAGATCGTTTGCAAAATCGTCGCAATCGGTTGGAAGTGACTGCGCCTGTTGATGGTTTGGTCAAGGGGCTGAGTGTCAATACGATTGGCGCCGTCGTTGGACCCGGCCAATCCTTGATGGAAATTGTCCCGGTGAATGACGATCTGTTGGTCGAAATTCGGATTCCGCCCCAATATGCCGGTCACCTGACCTTGGGCCAGGACGTGCAAGTGAAGGTCAGTTCTTATGATTTCTCTCGCTATGGTGCTGTACCGGGTAAATTAACCTACTTGTCCCCGACGACTTTTGTTGGTGAACGAGGCGAGCGTTTTTACCGCGGCCACGTGGCATTAGACCGCAACTTCGTTGGTGGCAAAGGTCAGGAAAGTAACAAGATCATCCCGGGTATGACCGTGATGGCGGATATTGTGACGGGCCGTAAAACCGTTATGCAATATCTGATGAAACCGATCCATACATCACTGATGACCGCTTTTTCTGAGCGTTAA
- a CDS encoding peptidase domain-containing ABC transporter, with translation MTSASKITGMMAAPQRSKTRYSDINDGQIKSTSEIAALDGLMQRLQETTWSGQNRGVHQGPWERSLCMTLLAIDPDIKFHRIAESLSAPERQMDRVDFMNTMANLGFRASTFETSINNVDDRVKPCLFVPDGEMEMPFVILPGSRIYDGEQHRMKDTNGKRGGINGKAIKFTPYDESFEYTSKFMRKGTGHSWFRALLTRFSGTIWQILATGIVLNLIALSTPLFIMMVYDRVVSAHALETLPMLTAGVMIAIAAEWMLRTIRSHGLSWLGGRLDNIVSNRIFEHLMNLSPSYIERAPIPSQVARIKTFESVRDFFSGSAFLSVLEMPFMLIALLAIAFIAGPLALVPVFMMVLYAALAYITWQRVRVVIRLAAKASSARQQFALDTFDKLEDIRANGLQNIWVEKFRDLSGREAMAQFKLAWAGNIGETLGHAITILSAVAVVYFGTHLIWDGVMTTGALVASMILVWRVLTPFYSLCTMVPRLEQLRNSIRQINTLVDIDTEDQANRNSARPGHMRGRVTFINAGLKYEQDQNPVFAGLTFDVKPGEICAITGENGAGKTSVLKLIKKMYIPQAGSIRIDGFDIRQLDYGDLRRNIAYVPQTPEFFYGSIADNIRFANPLATDKEINMALEQAGILGDVQNLHSGLNTKIGQGPDAISLPSAMAIRLGLVRAYLHEAPILLIDELPNSLLNDEAGQFLHETIIRAHGHQTVFMVTYRRDYLEMADTIVLLRRGLQPQAGAGPIMMERLKKMQW, from the coding sequence ATGACATCGGCTTCGAAAATCACAGGCATGATGGCCGCGCCACAGCGGTCAAAAACCCGGTACAGCGATATTAACGACGGGCAGATCAAATCGACGTCGGAGATTGCCGCGCTGGATGGTTTAATGCAGCGTTTGCAGGAAACAACATGGTCCGGACAAAATCGCGGTGTGCACCAGGGGCCATGGGAACGGTCATTGTGCATGACGTTGCTGGCCATTGATCCGGATATTAAATTCCACCGTATTGCGGAATCGTTGTCCGCTCCGGAACGTCAAATGGACCGTGTTGATTTTATGAATACGATGGCCAATTTGGGTTTCCGGGCCAGCACGTTTGAAACGTCCATCAATAATGTCGATGATCGTGTGAAGCCATGCCTGTTTGTTCCTGACGGCGAAATGGAAATGCCGTTCGTTATTTTACCAGGCAGTCGTATTTACGACGGCGAACAGCATCGCATGAAGGATACAAACGGTAAACGTGGTGGAATAAACGGCAAAGCTATCAAATTTACGCCGTATGATGAATCGTTTGAATATACATCGAAATTTATGCGCAAGGGCACGGGCCATAGCTGGTTCCGGGCATTGCTGACACGCTTTTCCGGGACGATCTGGCAGATTTTGGCGACCGGAATTGTATTAAACCTGATTGCGCTGTCTACGCCGTTATTCATTATGATGGTTTATGATCGCGTTGTATCGGCACACGCGTTGGAAACATTACCAATGTTGACCGCTGGCGTGATGATTGCGATCGCGGCGGAATGGATGTTGCGGACCATTCGGTCCCATGGTCTGTCATGGCTGGGTGGGCGGTTGGACAATATTGTCAGCAACCGGATTTTTGAACATTTGATGAATTTGTCGCCGTCTTATATCGAACGGGCCCCGATCCCGTCACAAGTGGCCCGTATCAAAACATTTGAATCTGTCCGGGATTTCTTTTCCGGTTCTGCTTTCCTGTCGGTTCTGGAAATGCCGTTTATGCTGATTGCCCTTTTGGCTATTGCATTTATTGCGGGTCCGTTGGCGTTGGTGCCTGTGTTTATGATGGTCCTATACGCCGCACTGGCCTATATCACGTGGCAGCGCGTGAGGGTGGTCATCCGTCTGGCCGCAAAAGCCAGTTCGGCGCGCCAGCAATTTGCATTGGATACGTTTGACAAGCTGGAAGATATTCGCGCCAACGGTCTGCAAAATATCTGGGTTGAAAAATTCCGTGATCTGTCCGGACGCGAAGCCATGGCGCAGTTTAAACTGGCCTGGGCCGGGAATATCGGCGAAACGCTGGGCCATGCTATTACAATTTTGTCGGCCGTTGCCGTTGTGTATTTCGGCACGCACCTGATCTGGGATGGCGTCATGACCACCGGCGCGTTGGTGGCCAGCATGATCCTGGTCTGGCGTGTTCTGACGCCGTTCTACAGCCTGTGCACAATGGTTCCGCGTCTCGAACAATTGCGTAACAGCATACGCCAGATTAACACCCTGGTTGATATTGATACAGAAGATCAGGCCAACCGTAATTCTGCCCGCCCGGGCCATATGCGTGGCCGTGTGACCTTCATCAATGCTGGCCTGAAATATGAGCAAGACCAAAATCCGGTTTTTGCGGGTCTGACTTTTGACGTTAAACCGGGCGAAATCTGCGCCATTACGGGTGAAAATGGTGCCGGGAAAACCTCGGTCCTGAAACTGATCAAGAAAATGTACATTCCGCAGGCCGGCAGTATCCGGATCGACGGATTTGACATTCGCCAGCTGGATTACGGTGATTTGCGCCGTAACATTGCCTACGTTCCGCAAACGCCTGAATTTTTCTATGGTTCAATTGCCGACAATATCCGTTTTGCCAACCCGCTGGCGACGGATAAGGAGATCAATATGGCTTTGGAACAGGCGGGCATTCTGGGCGATGTACAGAATTTGCACAGCGGCCTGAACACCAAGATTGGCCAAGGTCCCGATGCAATCAGCCTGCCATCCGCCATGGCGATCCGCCTGGGTCTGGTCCGTGCCTATCTGCACGAAGCCCCGATCCTGCTGATTGATGAATTGCCGAACTCGCTTCTGAATGATGAAGCTGGCCAGTTTCTGCACGAAACCATTATTCGCGCACATGGCCACCAGACCGTTTTCATGGTGACCTATCGCCGTGACTATCTTGAAATGGCGGATACGATTGTTCTGCTGCGTCGTGGTTTACAGCCACAGGCAGGGGCGGGTCCGATCATGATGGAACGTTTGAAAAAAATGCAATGGTAA
- the obgE gene encoding GTPase ObgE, which produces MKFLDEAKIYLQSGAGGPGCVSFHREKFVEMGGPNGGDGGKGGDVIFECVKDLNTLIDFRYTQHFKAERGHHGQGRDRTGAGGKDIVVRVPVGTQVLDEDKETVLADFTVAGERVVFMRGGDGGFGNAHFKSSTNQAPRKFTPGWPGEERAVWLRLKLIADAGLVGLPNAGKSTFLAATTAAKPKIADYPFTTLHPNLGVVRSADNTEFVLADIPGLIEGAHEGHGLGTRFLGHVERTAVLLHIIDVTQDDVVAAYQTIRAELEAYGGGLADKAEIIALNKCEAMGPEMSADQAKQLQAVVGDQKIHQISAVSGEGVRDVLFALSAAIRAYRKEEEERETGYKPEVYSGPNADGQ; this is translated from the coding sequence ATGAAATTTCTCGACGAAGCAAAAATCTATCTGCAAAGCGGCGCCGGCGGACCCGGATGCGTCAGCTTTCACCGTGAGAAATTCGTCGAAATGGGCGGCCCCAACGGCGGCGACGGCGGCAAGGGCGGCGACGTCATTTTCGAATGCGTAAAAGACCTGAACACGCTGATCGATTTCCGTTACACCCAGCACTTTAAAGCCGAACGCGGCCACCATGGCCAAGGCCGTGACCGTACCGGCGCCGGCGGCAAGGACATTGTCGTCCGCGTTCCCGTCGGCACCCAGGTATTGGACGAAGACAAGGAAACCGTTCTGGCCGACTTCACCGTCGCAGGCGAGCGCGTTGTGTTTATGCGCGGCGGCGATGGCGGATTTGGGAATGCCCACTTCAAAAGCTCCACCAACCAAGCCCCACGGAAATTCACCCCCGGCTGGCCCGGTGAGGAACGCGCCGTCTGGCTGCGTCTGAAGCTGATTGCCGATGCGGGGCTGGTCGGTTTGCCGAATGCTGGAAAATCAACATTTTTGGCCGCAACCACAGCCGCAAAACCGAAAATCGCCGATTATCCGTTCACCACACTGCACCCCAATCTGGGCGTGGTGCGATCCGCTGATAACACTGAATTTGTTCTGGCCGACATTCCCGGCCTGATCGAGGGCGCGCACGAAGGGCACGGCCTTGGCACACGCTTCCTCGGCCACGTTGAACGCACGGCCGTCCTGCTGCACATCATTGATGTGACACAGGATGACGTTGTTGCCGCATACCAGACTATTCGCGCAGAACTCGAAGCCTATGGCGGCGGGCTGGCGGACAAAGCCGAAATTATCGCCCTGAACAAATGCGAAGCCATGGGCCCGGAAATGTCCGCGGATCAGGCGAAACAATTGCAGGCCGTTGTCGGCGACCAGAAAATTCACCAGATTTCCGCCGTTTCCGGTGAAGGCGTCCGCGACGTCCTCTTCGCCCTCAGCGCCGCCATCCGCGCGTACCGCAAGGAAGAGGAAGAACGCGAAACCGGATATAAACCGGAAGTCTACAGCGGCCCCAACGCCGACGGGCAGTAA
- the rpmA gene encoding 50S ribosomal protein L27 encodes MAHKKAGGSSRNGRDSAGRRLGVKRYGGESVLAGNIIVRQRGTEYFPGKNVGIGVDHTLFALVDGEVLFSHGRSGRRMVNIVPANDASAAAAAE; translated from the coding sequence ATGGCACACAAGAAAGCAGGCGGTAGTTCCCGGAACGGTCGTGACTCCGCTGGTCGTCGTTTGGGCGTAAAACGCTACGGCGGCGAATCCGTTCTGGCTGGCAACATCATTGTTCGTCAGCGCGGCACTGAATACTTCCCTGGCAAAAACGTTGGCATCGGTGTTGACCACACGCTGTTCGCGCTGGTTGATGGCGAAGTTCTGTTCAGCCACGGTCGTTCCGGCCGTCGCATGGTGAACATCGTCCCGGCAAACGACGCTTCTGCCGCTGCCGCCGCTGAATAA
- a CDS encoding peptidase domain-containing ABC transporter, with amino-acid sequence MRDSLDIQAGLFPGRYAISTLVIPTLCINILSLALPFLTLQVYDRILPNPDGGTLPVLIAGILVAIMLETVLRMGRAYVMGWSSASFEHRTSVAAIRQMMNAELAAVNQMGTGEALNRLSAVGKIKDFQNGSILVTFIDALFIPVYLAAIVYIAGGLVLIPITILTLFIVSSIFHGVRLKTALHDREEDDDARYNFLIETLQGIHTLKSFALEKVFQRRYEKIQYNTTLANYAVTEETAKSFNSANVFASLIVAAVIAGGAWMVVTGRMSSGGMIAAILLSGRLMLPAQKVLSLWIRYQDFQVARDKINTLLHMPQVARDQDAETPMSLGIVELRSVGFRYTDASPWLFRDVDLALHPGQAIRISGAHGAGKTALLKLIVGLYRPQEGEVLVDGIHPSVFPDGHLLSHIGYIPTKGTLFRGRIRDNLTRFGMVPESDVRAVTAMLGIDRDVAGLPKGFDTWVEGTENDVLPPGLRQRIAIARALAGHPKVILFDDADRNLDRDGYRAVHAMLGRLKHKAAIIVVSDDRNMTSLCDRHYRLDVNGLIPQMDEHTSLYDLELRA; translated from the coding sequence ATGCGCGATTCACTCGATATTCAGGCAGGCCTGTTTCCTGGGCGCTATGCCATCAGCACGTTGGTTATTCCAACATTGTGCATCAATATTCTGTCTTTGGCTCTGCCGTTCCTGACGTTGCAGGTTTATGACCGGATTTTGCCGAACCCGGATGGGGGAACATTACCCGTCCTGATCGCCGGTATTCTGGTGGCGATTATGCTGGAAACCGTCCTGCGCATGGGCCGGGCCTATGTCATGGGGTGGAGTTCTGCATCCTTTGAACACCGTACATCCGTTGCTGCCATTCGCCAGATGATGAATGCGGAGCTTGCGGCTGTGAACCAGATGGGAACAGGGGAAGCGTTAAACCGCTTGTCGGCAGTCGGAAAAATTAAAGATTTCCAGAATGGCAGTATTCTGGTGACTTTCATTGATGCGTTGTTCATTCCGGTTTATTTGGCCGCAATTGTTTATATTGCAGGTGGTTTGGTTCTGATCCCGATTACTATTCTTACGCTGTTTATCGTATCGTCGATTTTTCACGGCGTACGTTTGAAAACGGCTCTGCATGACCGCGAGGAAGATGACGATGCACGTTATAACTTCCTGATTGAAACGTTACAGGGCATTCACACACTGAAATCCTTTGCGCTGGAGAAGGTCTTTCAGCGCCGCTATGAAAAAATTCAATATAATACGACACTGGCCAACTATGCCGTAACCGAAGAAACGGCCAAATCTTTTAACAGTGCCAATGTTTTTGCCAGCCTGATCGTGGCCGCGGTGATTGCGGGTGGGGCATGGATGGTGGTAACCGGGCGTATGTCGTCCGGCGGTATGATTGCCGCTATTCTGCTCTCAGGTCGTTTGATGTTACCGGCCCAGAAAGTTCTGAGCCTGTGGATCCGGTATCAGGACTTTCAGGTTGCGCGCGATAAAATCAATACATTATTGCACATGCCGCAAGTTGCCCGTGACCAAGATGCGGAAACGCCGATGTCCCTGGGTATCGTTGAGCTGCGCTCTGTTGGATTTCGTTATACGGATGCATCGCCGTGGTTGTTCCGCGATGTTGATTTGGCCCTGCACCCGGGGCAGGCGATCCGGATTTCCGGTGCACATGGTGCTGGTAAAACGGCTCTGCTGAAGTTGATTGTCGGTCTTTATCGTCCGCAGGAAGGTGAAGTTCTGGTTGATGGCATTCACCCATCCGTGTTTCCCGATGGCCATTTGTTGAGCCACATTGGATATATTCCGACCAAAGGCACGTTATTCCGTGGACGCATTCGCGACAATTTGACCCGGTTCGGCATGGTGCCGGAATCCGATGTGCGGGCTGTGACAGCCATGCTTGGGATCGACCGTGATGTTGCTGGCCTGCCAAAGGGGTTTGATACGTGGGTTGAAGGCACGGAAAATGACGTTCTTCCCCCAGGTTTACGCCAACGTATTGCGATTGCCCGTGCTTTGGCGGGGCACCCGAAAGTGATTTTGTTCGACGATGCCGACCGTAACCTGGACCGTGATGGATACCGTGCCGTGCACGCCATGTTGGGTCGTTTGAAACACAAGGCCGCCATCATCGTCGTCAGCGATGACCGCAATATGACATCTCTGTGCGATCGGCATTACCGTTTGGACGTCAATGGGCTGATCCCGCAAATGGATGAACACACATCACTTTATGATTTGGAGTTACGCGCATGA
- a CDS encoding response regulator, translating into MPSGSFSSFPSRSRGTILVVEDERDLVALLQDELSMQGYKVVAAENGSEGLELLQVHEPDLIICDRMMPSMSGSELLARIRGVFPQYRDVPFIFLTALNDQRDRDEVVDLKPYAYLGKPVDFDQLQKTVEGALATRL; encoded by the coding sequence ATGCCATCTGGTTCCTTTTCATCTTTTCCATCCCGGTCCCGTGGCACCATTCTGGTGGTTGAGGACGAACGCGATTTGGTCGCCCTGTTGCAGGATGAATTATCCATGCAGGGGTACAAGGTCGTGGCCGCCGAAAACGGGAGTGAAGGGCTGGAATTATTGCAGGTGCATGAACCCGATTTGATTATCTGTGACCGCATGATGCCCTCCATGAGCGGGAGCGAGCTTCTGGCCCGGATCCGGGGCGTGTTCCCGCAATATCGGGATGTCCCCTTTATTTTCCTGACCGCCCTGAACGATCAGCGGGACCGGGATGAGGTTGTTGACCTGAAACCCTACGCCTATCTGGGCAAACCGGTGGATTTCGATCAGTTGCAAAAAACCGTTGAGGGGGCTCTGGCCACCCGGCTGTAA
- a CDS encoding PAS domain-containing sensor histidine kinase: protein MPAAVHEQNQSLILVYGDTPDHQMGRILWSQLSGQDVKIEFPQTIQELDAHAPKAVLIVVVIGPNGEHADLARRFTSRPEIPAEIMGIDPQSDVPDRMRHLGAGFDTIFNLEMTTWVDFRNILIVKLEKGRVRQKNAFQRDEYRRFRASLAASPDAFIVFDNEKRLFFVSDHYKRFYGPYASRLVRGLPVADAFNLAFEFHGLTPDHPIYELSAAFWLNLEGQIEFPLPDGRIWRCTATPLPDDQGTIITTTDVTDYRAQQKELREKTEELSEALEKEQAASALQKQFIGMVSHEFRTPLTIIDGHAQILQRRADQLDADTIRNRTKTIRSAVSRLVNMMESVLSSSLLTTGTLEPYPEDFDLSALLHELCDEQAALASTHTISCDVTGLPATVRQDRKMMTLVCTNILANAVKFSKNDPAITVTARMAGNDIEITIQDNGVGIPEAEIDKIFDRYYRASTASGIPGTGIGLSLVRDLVRLMGGCIQVESAIGQGTMMKIIVPDLNSGSAV, encoded by the coding sequence ATGCCAGCCGCAGTTCATGAGCAAAATCAAAGTCTTATCCTTGTTTACGGGGATACGCCGGACCATCAGATGGGCCGGATTTTGTGGTCGCAGTTGAGCGGACAGGACGTAAAAATAGAATTTCCCCAGACAATTCAAGAGCTTGATGCTCATGCGCCCAAGGCGGTTTTGATCGTGGTTGTGATCGGGCCAAACGGTGAACATGCGGATCTGGCCCGCCGGTTTACATCGCGTCCGGAAATTCCGGCGGAAATCATGGGAATCGACCCCCAATCCGATGTTCCGGACCGGATGCGGCATTTGGGGGCTGGGTTTGACACTATTTTTAACCTGGAGATGACGACCTGGGTTGATTTTCGTAACATATTGATTGTAAAGCTGGAAAAGGGGCGCGTGCGCCAGAAAAATGCGTTCCAGCGCGATGAATACCGGCGATTCCGCGCCTCCCTGGCGGCCAGCCCGGATGCCTTTATCGTTTTTGATAATGAAAAACGCCTGTTTTTTGTCAGCGACCATTACAAGCGATTCTATGGCCCCTATGCCAGCCGTTTGGTGCGGGGTTTGCCGGTGGCGGACGCATTTAATCTGGCGTTTGAATTTCATGGCCTGACCCCCGACCACCCGATTTATGAATTATCGGCAGCTTTCTGGCTGAATCTGGAGGGGCAGATTGAGTTTCCATTGCCCGATGGGCGGATCTGGCGCTGTACCGCGACGCCGTTGCCGGATGATCAGGGCACAATTATTACCACGACCGATGTGACCGATTATCGGGCCCAGCAGAAAGAATTACGTGAAAAGACCGAGGAGTTGTCCGAGGCTCTGGAAAAAGAACAGGCGGCCAGCGCCCTGCAGAAACAATTTATCGGCATGGTCAGCCACGAATTTCGTACGCCGCTGACCATCATTGATGGGCATGCCCAGATTTTGCAACGGCGGGCGGATCAGCTCGACGCTGACACCATCCGCAACCGCACCAAAACAATTCGCAGTGCGGTATCACGTCTGGTCAACATGATGGAAAGCGTCTTGTCGTCCAGCCTGTTGACGACCGGGACGTTGGAGCCGTATCCGGAAGATTTCGATTTATCCGCGCTGTTGCATGAATTATGTGATGAGCAGGCAGCATTGGCCAGCACGCATACAATTTCATGCGATGTCACCGGGTTGCCCGCAACCGTGCGGCAGGATCGCAAGATGATGACGCTGGTTTGCACCAATATTCTGGCCAATGCGGTGAAGTTTTCAAAGAATGATCCGGCAATCACGGTGACGGCTCGCATGGCCGGGAATGATATTGAAATCACCATTCAGGATAACGGCGTCGGAATTCCGGAGGCTGAGATTGATAAGATCTTTGACCGGTATTATCGGGCCAGCACGGCGTCGGGAATTCCCGGGACGGGCATTGGCCTGTCACTGGTGCGCGATCTGGTCCGGTTGATGGGCGGGTGCATTCAAGTTGAAAGCGCCATCGGGCAGGGTACAATGATGAAAATTATAGTCCCTGACTTAAACAGTGGGAGTGCGGTTTAA
- the rplU gene encoding 50S ribosomal protein L21, which produces MFAVIRTGGKQYRVAKDNKIEIEKIDAKAGETVTFEKDDVLFADGGKKATVIAKVIEQIRGDKVVIFKKKRRQNYRRRKGHRQELTLIQITDVKAA; this is translated from the coding sequence ATGTTTGCAGTGATCCGCACCGGCGGTAAACAGTACCGCGTTGCCAAAGACAACAAGATCGAGATCGAGAAAATCGATGCGAAGGCCGGCGAAACCGTGACCTTTGAAAAGGACGACGTTCTGTTCGCCGATGGCGGAAAGAAAGCCACCGTAATCGCTAAAGTGATCGAGCAGATCCGTGGCGACAAGGTTGTCATTTTCAAGAAAAAGCGCCGCCAGAACTATCGTCGTCGCAAAGGTCATCGCCAAGAGCTGACCCTGATCCAGATCACAGACGTGAAAGCCGCTTAA